One region of Sphingomonas adhaesiva genomic DNA includes:
- a CDS encoding PepSY domain-containing protein produces the protein MRASDLRRLKERATRNVAWLHRWLGVATCVIFALWFASGAVLLFMPFPSLPRADQLALERAVDVAAVRVSPGTAIAAAGTRAAGVRLVQRGERPAYVVTGENDISRAIDARTGAALPLLSAGAARRIAVDAIGPGATVGPPADYDQWIVHNRFDAFRPFYRIDANDAAGTRYYLSARSGELMQRTDAAGRGWNWIGAVLHWAYFTPLRADFTAWDRTVWWVSLVALIVAVTGTVLGIVRTIAAQRQRRPSLTFYRLRWMRWHHLLGLFAGIFVLGWILSGWLSMDHGRLFSRGQPLEAQARRYQGMTAGRGFAIDPQALRALGGAHEIGFTQVAGRALATGWWPAGTARRVLGDGVVVPDAALLDFARQGVAAGWPGGPGSVSRRVPPTSLYALAEGWPATAILMTDPGGIRPDIAIDGADGRILTVMDPSRKAYAWIYYALHTFNVPGLSDHQRWRKATVLVPLVFGFIFSVTGVVLGMERIRKQLRQGKVR, from the coding sequence TTGCGCGCTTCTGACCTGCGGCGGCTGAAGGAGCGGGCGACGCGCAACGTCGCGTGGCTCCACCGCTGGCTGGGCGTCGCCACCTGCGTCATCTTCGCCTTGTGGTTCGCGAGCGGCGCGGTGCTGCTGTTCATGCCGTTTCCCTCGCTGCCGCGCGCCGATCAGCTCGCGCTGGAGCGTGCGGTCGACGTGGCTGCGGTGCGGGTGTCGCCCGGCACCGCGATCGCGGCGGCCGGAACGCGCGCTGCCGGCGTACGGCTGGTGCAGCGTGGCGAGCGCCCCGCCTATGTCGTGACGGGGGAAAATGATATTTCCCGGGCGATCGACGCGCGCACCGGGGCCGCGCTGCCGCTGCTGTCTGCCGGTGCGGCGCGGCGGATCGCCGTCGACGCGATCGGGCCCGGCGCGACGGTCGGTCCGCCGGCGGACTACGATCAATGGATCGTCCACAACCGCTTCGACGCCTTTCGCCCCTTCTACCGCATCGACGCGAACGATGCAGCGGGCACGCGTTACTATCTCTCCGCGCGCAGCGGGGAGCTGATGCAGCGCACCGATGCCGCGGGGCGGGGCTGGAACTGGATCGGTGCGGTACTGCACTGGGCCTATTTCACGCCGCTGCGCGCCGATTTCACCGCCTGGGACCGGACGGTCTGGTGGGTGTCGCTGGTGGCGCTGATCGTCGCGGTCACCGGCACCGTGCTCGGCATCGTCCGCACGATCGCCGCGCAGCGGCAGCGGCGGCCTTCGCTCACCTTCTACCGGCTTCGCTGGATGCGCTGGCATCACCTGCTCGGCCTGTTCGCCGGCATCTTCGTGCTGGGCTGGATCCTGAGCGGCTGGCTGTCAATGGATCACGGCAGGCTCTTCTCGCGCGGGCAACCGCTAGAGGCGCAGGCGCGCCGGTACCAGGGCATGACGGCAGGACGAGGCTTCGCGATCGATCCGCAGGCGTTGCGGGCCCTTGGCGGTGCGCACGAGATCGGCTTCACCCAGGTCGCCGGACGTGCGCTGGCGACCGGATGGTGGCCCGCGGGCACCGCGCGCCGCGTCCTGGGCGACGGAGTTGTGGTCCCTGACGCCGCGCTGCTCGATTTCGCGCGACAGGGCGTCGCTGCCGGGTGGCCCGGCGGCCCTGGATCGGTTTCCCGACGCGTCCCACCCACCAGCCTCTATGCGCTGGCCGAGGGCTGGCCCGCGACGGCCATCCTGATGACCGATCCCGGGGGTATCAGGCCGGACATCGCCATCGACGGCGCGGACGGCAGGATCCTGACGGTGATGGATCCCAGTCGCAAGGCATATGCCTGGATCTACTATGCGCTTCACACCTTCAACGTGCCGGGGCTTTCGGACCACCAGCGTTGGCGGAAGGCGACGGTTCTGGTTCCCCTGGTATTCGGCTTTATCTTCAGCGTGACCGGCGTCGTGCTCGGGATGGAGCGGATAAGAAAACAGCTTCGACAAGGAAAAGTTAGATGA
- a CDS encoding DUF3088 domain-containing protein, whose product MKDALFLMKPGFVNAGLGPFYCGDSVSVEGMLGFFPELRDRIDVHYIDFPRPRRAIADLIGADHQSVPVLILADDAQTDDDIEHRVGNGRRFIDDEKVIRHYLSRSHGLPEAG is encoded by the coding sequence ATGAAAGATGCCCTGTTTCTCATGAAGCCCGGTTTCGTCAATGCCGGACTGGGCCCGTTCTATTGCGGCGATTCCGTCTCGGTCGAGGGCATGCTGGGCTTCTTCCCCGAACTTCGCGATCGGATCGACGTGCATTACATCGACTTTCCCAGGCCTCGCCGGGCCATTGCGGACCTGATCGGCGCCGATCACCAGTCGGTGCCGGTACTGATCCTCGCCGACGACGCACAGACGGACGACGACATCGAACATCGTGTCGGAAACGGCCGACGGTTCATCGATGACGAGAAGGTCATCCGGCACTATCTGTCGCGGTCCCATGGCCTCCCCGAAGCGGGCTGA